The window ACGGAATGATCCTCTTGCATCTGACTGCTACCCCATTCTGAGATTTTAGAATTAGATTCAGAGACCTCAAATCCCGTAGCAATAATCACCAACTCCAACGTTCCCGATTCCATCTGTGGATTGATACTCGTGCCCCAAATAATATTGGTTTCACTCAACCCGACATTTTTCCGACCAGCATTGGCATAATGCTGAATACGATCCAACACTTGCGTCACCTCCCTGGTTTTCAACTCGTCAGAATCCGGAACCGAAAAATTCAGCAGGATGTTCTTGGCTCCAGCAATCTCCAAATGGCCCAATAACGGAGAACAAAGAGATGCCTTCAGAACCTCATCGACTCTGTTTTCACCACATGCTGAAGTCACACTCATATGCGCTCTGCCACAATTACGCATAACTTCGGTCACATCTGCGAAATCGACACCCACTAAATCGCTTTCCCGAGTCACAATTTCGGCAATTCCCCGCGTAGCAGTACTCAATACGTCATCAGCCCGGCTGAAAGCCTCATGCAACGGAAGTTCGTCATACGCCCGCACCACATTGTCATTGTCAATCACCAGCAACGCATCAACATTCTGCTCCAACTCGGCAATAGCTTCCATAGCCTGTTTCCAACGTTTTTTCCCTTCACTCGCCAACGGAGATGTAACGATACCGACGGTTAACAGGCCCAACTCCTTGGACAGCTTGGCGATGACCGGAGCAGCGCCCGTTCCTGTTCCGCCGCCCATACCGGCAGTGATAAACGCCATGCGACAGCCGGATTCCGTGATGCAACGCCGTATATCATCCAATGAAACGATAGCGGCTTCCCGGGCACGTTCGGGACGGTTACCGGCCCCAAGTCCCTCGTTCCCCAATCGGATCTTATTGCCAACCGGATTGACATTCAAGGATTTCTGATCCGTATTACAAGCCAGATAAGTGACACTTTTCACTCCCGCATGCCACATGTTGGATACGGCATTGCAACCTGCACCACCTACCCCGATTACCATAATCAACGAAGACTCGTTCCGGGAAACTTGGATCTCAGACATCAATTCATCTATCATTGCCTGTACATCATTACGAATTCTTCCCTAAATCTCTTCGTCTTCGGCGGCCGAGAAGCCCTTGTTAATCTTGTCGATGGCGCTCATGACGATCGACCCGAAACCGCGCTTGCGCTTGGGCTCGACAACCGGCGGCCGCTCGTCCTCCCGCGGCGCGTCCTGCTCTTCGGCAGGCTCGGCCTCCGGCTGCGGAACGGGCTGCGGAACAGGTTTCGCAGGCGCAGCATAGGGCTGGGCAACACGGGGCTGAGGCGCTTTATAACCTCCGACCGGAGGCTGCGGCGCAGGCTGACGCATCTCGGGCCGCGGAGCCGCAGGCCGTTCGACGACGGCGCATCCGCCCTGCTCGGCGCCTTTCAGCAGGATGCCCACGGCCGTCGAATAGGCCGGATCGGCGATCTTCTCCTTCGACTCCTCGGTGATGCCCGCCTCGGGAACGGCGACGCGCACGTCCATGCCCGTCACCCGGCGGAACAGTTCGTCGAGATCCTTCAGTTTCGCCGAACCGCCCGTCAGCACGATGCCGTAGGCCAGTTTCCCGGCGAAGCCCGAATCCTTGATCTCCTGTTGCACGAACTCGGCGATGTCCGTGGCGCGAGCCTCGATCACCGTCGCCAGATTGCGCAGCAAAATATCCTTCGCCTCGCGGGCCGTGCGGCCGTTGACGCGGATCAGCTTGTCCTCGGGGGCCAGTTCGGCAACCGCCGAGCCGTATTTTTGTTTGAGGCTCTCGACGTGTTTCTCGGGAACGCTCATCGTGCGGATGTCGCGGTTGATGGCCGAAGCCCCGATCGGAATCGAAGCGATGTAGCGCACCACGTTGCGGTAATAGACCGTCACGTCGGTGACGCCGCCGCCGACATCGACCACGGCCACGCCCTCCTCCTTCTCGTCGGGCAGCAACACCGACTCGGGCGCCGCCAGCGCGTCGGACACGACGCCCAGCATCTTGATCCCGAGGCGTTTCAACGCCATGTCGAGGCGCTGCATCGGGGTTTTGAGGCAGAGGATGAAATTGAACGTCGATGAAAGTTTCTTACCGAACGAACCCACCGGATTGCGGACCTCCTG of the Alistipes senegalensis JC50 genome contains:
- the ftsZ gene encoding cell division protein FtsZ, giving the protein MIDELMSEIQVSRNESSLIMVIGVGGAGCNAVSNMWHAGVKSVTYLACNTDQKSLNVNPVGNKIRLGNEGLGAGNRPERAREAAIVSLDDIRRCITESGCRMAFITAGMGGGTGTGAAPVIAKLSKELGLLTVGIVTSPLASEGKKRWKQAMEAIAELEQNVDALLVIDNDNVVRAYDELPLHEAFSRADDVLSTATRGIAEIVTRESDLVGVDFADVTEVMRNCGRAHMSVTSACGENRVDEVLKASLCSPLLGHLEIAGAKNILLNFSVPDSDELKTREVTQVLDRIQHYANAGRKNVGLSETNIIWGTSINPQMESGTLELVIIATGFEVSESNSKISEWGSSQMQEDHSVVSKEEIGTKEEMTESGMVDDGEALQNVWGELSRKVSGWVNRVFEGADTPME
- the ftsA gene encoding cell division protein FtsA; translated protein: MERKNYAVAVDLGSSSVVVAVGEKTPEGAVDVACIVSKPVEGVNAGRIENIELVSHAIREAVSEAEEQLGIRITEAYAGISGDFVRCARHTDHVFVYDPQNGVNQKDVDALFDRMRNVQAPDDETIMERVPQNYMVDDSQEVRNPVGSFGKKLSSTFNFILCLKTPMQRLDMALKRLGIKMLGVVSDALAAPESVLLPDEKEEGVAVVDVGGGVTDVTVYYRNVVRYIASIPIGASAINRDIRTMSVPEKHVESLKQKYGSAVAELAPEDKLIRVNGRTAREAKDILLRNLATVIEARATDIAEFVQQEIKDSGFAGKLAYGIVLTGGSAKLKDLDELFRRVTGMDVRVAVPEAGITEESKEKIADPAYSTAVGILLKGAEQGGCAVVERPAAPRPEMRQPAPQPPVGGYKAPQPRVAQPYAAPAKPVPQPVPQPEAEPAEEQDAPREDERPPVVEPKRKRGFGSIVMSAIDKINKGFSAAEDEEI